A part of Leptospira congkakensis genomic DNA contains:
- a CDS encoding CTP synthase: protein MSKTRYIFITGGVSSSLGKGVTVAALGCLLEARGYTVSLQKMDPYINIDPGTMSPYQHGEVYVTEDGAETDLDLGYYERFTKSKFSRKNSVSTGQIYHAVIERERKGDYLGRTVQVVPHITNEIRNRIYNLTRDQETDFVIVEIGGTVGDIESVPFLEAIRQMRYEHGANQVLFLHLTLVPTITAAGEAKTKPTQHSVKELLALGIQPDILICRINKPMSKEMKNKISLFCNVKEQNVISAVDIDTSIYEIPLMYREDKLDEVVLNALGMDLRKLNFSQWENMVKKIRNTKKTVKVALIGKYISLQDAYRSVYESLAHGGIANDVEVNVIKINPEDIDAKNIKEHLKGVHGILVPGGFGERGIEGKIAAIQYARTKQIPFFGICLGMQCAVIEFARNVLGYKDANSTEFKPNVDHPVISMIEEQKEIERMGGTMRLGAYPCIVKKGSLAYSEYKAERISERHRHRFEFTLRYKDEFEKKGMNLAGFSPDGSLAEIVEVANHPWFVGVQFHPEFQSKPTDPHPLFAGFIRAASKLAKKTED, encoded by the coding sequence TTGTCCAAGACCAGATATATTTTTATTACCGGTGGTGTTTCCTCTTCTTTAGGAAAAGGCGTTACCGTTGCAGCTCTCGGTTGTTTGTTAGAAGCCAGGGGTTATACCGTCTCTTTACAAAAAATGGATCCCTATATCAACATTGACCCAGGTACAATGAGTCCGTACCAACATGGGGAAGTGTATGTAACCGAAGACGGAGCTGAAACAGATTTAGATTTAGGATATTACGAACGATTTACAAAATCTAAATTTTCTAGAAAAAATTCCGTATCCACGGGGCAAATTTATCACGCGGTGATTGAAAGAGAAAGAAAAGGTGATTATTTAGGAAGAACTGTACAGGTTGTACCACATATCACCAATGAAATTCGTAATCGAATTTACAACCTAACACGCGATCAGGAAACAGACTTTGTGATTGTGGAAATTGGTGGCACTGTGGGTGACATTGAGTCAGTTCCTTTTCTGGAAGCCATTAGACAAATGCGTTACGAACACGGTGCAAACCAAGTGTTGTTTTTGCATCTAACTCTTGTTCCAACCATTACGGCAGCCGGCGAAGCCAAAACCAAACCGACACAACATTCTGTAAAAGAGTTGTTGGCCCTTGGTATCCAACCTGATATTTTAATTTGTAGAATTAACAAACCAATGTCCAAGGAGATGAAAAATAAAATTTCTCTCTTTTGTAACGTAAAAGAACAAAACGTAATCTCTGCTGTTGATATTGATACTTCGATCTACGAAATTCCTCTTATGTATCGGGAAGATAAATTGGATGAAGTGGTTTTAAATGCTCTCGGTATGGACCTTCGAAAACTCAATTTTTCCCAGTGGGAAAATATGGTAAAAAAAATTCGTAATACGAAAAAGACCGTAAAAGTTGCGTTAATTGGGAAATACATTTCTTTGCAAGATGCCTATCGTTCTGTTTATGAATCTCTAGCTCATGGTGGGATTGCTAACGATGTTGAAGTGAATGTGATCAAAATCAATCCAGAAGATATTGATGCAAAGAATATCAAAGAACATTTAAAAGGTGTTCATGGAATTTTGGTTCCTGGTGGTTTTGGCGAACGCGGAATCGAAGGAAAAATTGCTGCCATTCAATATGCAAGAACCAAACAAATTCCATTTTTCGGAATTTGTCTAGGGATGCAATGTGCGGTAATTGAATTTGCAAGAAATGTTCTGGGTTATAAGGATGCTAACTCTACTGAATTTAAACCCAATGTAGATCATCCTGTGATTTCTATGATCGAAGAACAAAAAGAAATCGAACGTATGGGTGGGACCATGCGACTTGGGGCTTATCCTTGTATCGTAAAAAAGGGAAGTCTTGCTTATTCTGAATACAAGGCAGAACGAATTTCGGAAAGACATAGACATAGATTTGAATTCACTTTGCGTTACAAAGATGAATTTGAGAAAAAAGGAATGAATTTAGCTGGATTTTCACCTGATGGAAGTTTGGCGGAGATAGTGGAAGTGGCTAACCATCCATGGTTTGTGGGAGTGCAGTTCCATCCGGAATTTCAATCCAAACCAACAGATCCGCATCCACTTTTTGCCGGATTCATTCGAGCAGCATCCAAACTAGCTAAAAAAACGGAGGATTAA
- the rfaE2 gene encoding D-glycero-beta-D-manno-heptose 1-phosphate adenylyltransferase, whose product MSFYENLNSKIISSDQIESKRKALEGKRIVFTNGCFDILHPGHVSYLAQARDLGDLLWIGVNEDASVRRLKGETRPINSCEDRMTVLAALSSVDFVSSFAEDTPLEILKKVKPSVHSKGGDYQVETLPEYQILKEMGADIQILPFVSGKSTTKILEKAKSPS is encoded by the coding sequence ATGAGTTTTTACGAAAATTTAAATTCGAAAATCATTTCCTCCGATCAAATTGAATCCAAAAGAAAGGCTTTAGAAGGAAAACGCATTGTATTTACCAATGGGTGCTTTGATATTTTACACCCTGGTCACGTGAGTTATTTGGCACAGGCTCGTGATTTAGGGGATTTACTATGGATTGGAGTCAATGAAGATGCCAGTGTTAGGCGACTAAAAGGGGAGACTCGCCCCATCAATTCTTGTGAAGACAGAATGACTGTACTTGCGGCTCTTTCCTCTGTGGATTTTGTTTCCTCTTTTGCTGAAGATACCCCTCTCGAAATCCTAAAAAAGGTAAAACCATCCGTCCATTCCAAAGGTGGAGACTACCAAGTGGAAACCCTTCCGGAATACCAAATTTTAAAAGAGATGGGAGCGGATATTCAAATTTTACCCTTTGTCTCAGGAAAATCGACAACCAAGATTTTAGAAAAAGCCAAATCTCCTTCCTAA